In the Ignavibacteriales bacterium genome, one interval contains:
- the cheB gene encoding chemotaxis-specific protein-glutamate methyltransferase CheB, with protein MIKVLIAENSLVMQQVLRHAISSDPMLTVVGVASDGEEALEAVKQLHPDVIAMGWKMPKLDGLEATRIIMETTPTPIVIVTGSVAANDAAVSFRMIEAGALAIIQQPPSADHPDYEKETQQLTQTLKLMSEVKLVKRIARTSTGQETTKPSIGKYFRAESDIQIIAIGASTGGPNVLQTILSGLPKDLPVPIFIVQHISKGFTAGFVEWLQNTTNFPLHIASDGEYPLPGHGYVAPDDFHMGIERGPKIVLNHNDLENGLRPSVAYLFRSVAQNFGSHAVGILLTGMGRDGADELKIMKEKGAVTFAQDEESSIIYGMPGEAIKLHAATYILSPEEIIVALTALINKNEKVIV; from the coding sequence ATGATCAAAGTTCTCATCGCGGAAAATTCACTTGTCATGCAGCAAGTACTCAGACACGCAATCAGTTCAGATCCGATGTTGACAGTTGTCGGTGTCGCGTCTGATGGTGAAGAAGCTCTGGAAGCTGTAAAGCAATTACATCCGGATGTTATTGCAATGGGTTGGAAGATGCCAAAATTAGACGGTCTTGAGGCAACACGCATTATTATGGAAACAACACCAACACCTATTGTTATAGTGACTGGCAGTGTTGCGGCGAATGATGCGGCAGTTTCTTTTCGCATGATTGAGGCAGGAGCTTTAGCGATAATACAACAACCGCCGAGTGCAGATCACCCCGATTATGAAAAAGAGACACAGCAGTTAACCCAGACATTAAAACTCATGTCCGAAGTGAAGTTGGTTAAACGTATCGCTCGAACTTCAACAGGACAAGAGACTACGAAACCGTCAATCGGAAAATATTTTCGAGCGGAATCGGATATTCAAATCATTGCTATCGGTGCATCTACAGGCGGCCCTAATGTCTTGCAAACAATACTTTCCGGATTACCTAAAGATCTTCCGGTTCCAATATTCATTGTTCAACACATCTCAAAAGGTTTCACAGCGGGATTTGTTGAATGGTTACAGAATACAACCAATTTTCCATTACATATTGCTTCCGATGGTGAATACCCGCTGCCGGGACACGGATACGTCGCTCCGGATGATTTTCACATGGGAATTGAACGAGGGCCTAAAATTGTACTCAACCACAATGACTTGGAAAATGGTCTGCGTCCTTCGGTTGCCTACCTTTTTCGTTCAGTAGCACAAAATTTCGGTTCCCATGCAGTTGGTATATTACTCACAGGAATGGGGCGGGATGGAGCAGATGAATTGAAAATAATGAAAGAAAAAGGGGCGGTTACTTTTGCACAGGATGAAGAGAGCTCTATTATATACGGTATGCCCGGTGAAGCAATAAAACTTCATGCGGCAACGTATATTCTTTCACCGGAAGAGATTATAGTTGCTCTCACAGCGCTAATAAATAAAAATGAAAAGGTGATTGTATGA
- a CDS encoding hybrid sensor histidine kinase/response regulator has protein sequence MKKVQEQEQATHILVVDDEQDHRDTVAELLRRSGYRVTTASSGGAAFNVLEQEHCDLTLLDIHMPEMDGFTVLTLIRAHKHTHDLPVIFLTGHMRDAQDMERGFELGVNEYLYKPIDARELLVRVRSILRLTTAEKRLRQLQNDYFSMLVHDLRGPLLGIAGFLEMLLTDPVMKNTQQEILQIMMESSNHMKSIIDDILDLSKLEAEYVKLNTTEIDLLEVVKRAVARLRPLLAKKSLTLVMKPVSSSIQIIADAKKLEQVIDNLVGNAVKFTMIGGKITLTTTYIEGPQQDLVSRGISDPVALVSITDTGPGIPAKEIASLFEKYRQTSGNSEITLKGTGLGLAICRSIVEAHGGVIWVESQEGIGSTFSFALPLGKKKEVA, from the coding sequence ATGAAAAAGGTTCAAGAACAAGAACAGGCGACTCACATCCTGGTTGTCGACGACGAACAGGACCATAGAGATACAGTTGCAGAATTGCTTCGGCGGAGCGGTTATAGAGTTACGACTGCTTCCAGTGGAGGAGCGGCTTTCAACGTATTGGAACAAGAACACTGTGATTTAACGCTGCTGGACATTCACATGCCTGAGATGGACGGATTTACCGTCCTGACACTTATCCGTGCTCACAAACATACGCACGATCTGCCTGTCATCTTTTTAACAGGGCATATGCGCGATGCCCAGGATATGGAACGCGGCTTTGAGCTTGGCGTCAATGAGTATCTTTATAAACCAATCGACGCTCGTGAGTTGCTTGTGCGTGTCCGTTCCATTCTTCGCCTCACAACGGCGGAAAAACGATTGCGGCAGTTACAGAACGATTATTTTTCCATGCTTGTACACGATCTCCGTGGTCCGCTGCTCGGGATTGCAGGTTTTTTGGAGATGCTCCTCACTGATCCTGTAATGAAAAATACCCAGCAAGAAATACTGCAGATTATGATGGAATCGAGCAATCATATGAAATCAATTATCGATGATATACTCGATCTCTCGAAACTTGAAGCAGAATATGTCAAGTTAAACACCACAGAGATAGATTTGCTTGAGGTGGTGAAACGTGCTGTAGCACGATTGCGGCCGTTGTTGGCAAAAAAATCTCTAACGTTAGTAATGAAACCGGTTTCATCTTCAATACAAATCATAGCCGACGCTAAAAAACTTGAACAAGTGATTGATAATTTGGTGGGAAATGCTGTCAAGTTTACAATGATCGGCGGCAAGATCACACTTACAACGACGTACATCGAGGGTCCTCAACAGGATCTCGTGAGTCGGGGGATATCCGATCCTGTGGCGCTCGTCAGTATCACAGATACCGGCCCGGGCATTCCGGCGAAAGAAATTGCTTCCCTGTTTGAAAAATACCGTCAGACATCTGGAAATTCAGAGATAACATTAAAAGGAACCGGACTAGGGCTGGCCATCTGTCGAAGTATCGTCGAAGCGCACGGAGGTGTAATTTGGGTTGAAAGCCAGGAAGGAATTGGAAGTACATTTTCATTTGCGTTGCCGCTGGGAAAGAAAAAAGAAGTGGCTTGA
- a CDS encoding tetratricopeptide repeat protein: MKHTLPENTLLQISEFVAEHLALNFPKERWSDLERNITAAATEFGYTGVENFIQRIMSLPMTHEHVEILTAHLAINETYFWREPETFEALEQSIIPELIRSRQEGKRIRIWSAGCSTGEEPYSIAIALHRAIPQIKDWNITILATDINRRILHRAPAGLFSEWSFRNSPRWLKEKYVSLKEKDIFEIIPEIKRMVKFEYLNLADDVFPSLLNNTNAMDFIFCRNVLMYFSEKRCSQVVNGLFNSLVQNGYLVVSASELSLPSLSEFTAVNFPGMVLFQKSSNNPKVHQQIPAEVSVRTPRGYTWQVSPIKIIKEIKPQLRGIENEILPEAEIPLQIHSVVDKALALYAQGNYTEVTEMLQQDDQTSEERILFIRAYANQGKIDMALQTCEKAIAADKLNPGLYYLYAAILQENNQLDEAVISLKRAIFLDPNFVLSHYSLGNIYQRLGNIKSANKCTEIVLTILNTHNQDEILFESEGLTAGRFKEIIIAADQTRDLV; the protein is encoded by the coding sequence ATGAAGCATACTCTTCCGGAAAATACGTTATTGCAAATTAGCGAATTTGTTGCTGAACATCTCGCGTTGAATTTTCCTAAAGAACGATGGAGTGATTTAGAGCGTAATATTACTGCTGCTGCAACAGAATTTGGCTATACGGGAGTAGAAAATTTTATACAGCGTATTATGTCTTTACCCATGACACACGAGCATGTAGAAATATTGACCGCCCATCTTGCCATCAACGAAACATATTTCTGGCGTGAACCCGAAACTTTTGAAGCATTAGAACAAAGCATTATTCCCGAACTGATTCGTTCCCGGCAAGAAGGCAAGAGAATAAGAATATGGAGCGCCGGGTGCTCAACCGGTGAAGAACCATATTCAATTGCTATAGCTCTTCACAGGGCAATTCCACAGATAAAAGATTGGAACATTACAATTCTTGCAACAGATATCAACCGCCGAATATTACACAGAGCACCAGCCGGTTTGTTTAGTGAATGGTCATTCCGTAATTCACCTCGGTGGCTAAAAGAAAAATACGTTTCACTCAAAGAGAAAGACATATTCGAGATAATTCCCGAGATCAAACGCATGGTGAAATTTGAATATCTGAACTTGGCTGACGATGTTTTTCCATCGTTACTCAATAATACGAATGCCATGGATTTCATATTTTGCCGTAACGTCCTCATGTATTTTTCGGAGAAGCGTTGCAGTCAAGTCGTGAACGGTTTGTTCAACTCTCTCGTACAAAACGGTTACCTGGTGGTTTCAGCAAGCGAACTCTCTCTTCCGAGCTTGTCAGAATTTACAGCAGTGAATTTTCCAGGGATGGTTCTTTTTCAAAAGTCATCGAATAATCCGAAAGTACATCAGCAGATTCCTGCCGAGGTATCAGTTCGTACACCTAGGGGATATACTTGGCAGGTAAGTCCGATCAAGATAATCAAAGAGATAAAACCACAACTTCGGGGAATCGAAAACGAAATCCTTCCTGAAGCAGAAATCCCACTTCAAATTCATTCAGTGGTTGACAAGGCCTTGGCGTTGTATGCGCAGGGTAATTACACGGAAGTCACCGAGATGCTTCAACAAGATGATCAAACATCAGAAGAACGGATTCTTTTCATTCGGGCGTATGCAAACCAGGGAAAGATTGACATGGCATTACAAACATGTGAAAAGGCAATCGCGGCAGACAAACTCAACCCCGGCTTGTACTATCTCTACGCAGCGATCTTGCAGGAAAATAATCAGTTGGATGAAGCAGTAATCTCGCTAAAACGCGCAATATTTTTAGATCCCAACTTTGTTCTCTCGCACTATTCCTTAGGAAATATTTATCAACGTCTTGGTAATATTAAAAGCGCGAATAAATGCACTGAAATTGTTTTAACGATTTTAAATACACATAACCAGGATGAAATCCTCTTTGAATCCGAAGGACTAACTGCCGGTAGATTCAAAGAAATAATTATTGCTGCGGATCAAACAAGAGATCTGGTATGA
- a CDS encoding methyl-accepting chemotaxis protein encodes MKNFFNLMGSKKRSAELINADKELAFQSEEKEKRAAELIIADKELAFQSKEKEKRAAELIIADKELAFQSEEKEKRAAELIIADKELAFQSEEKEKRAAELIIANKELAFQNEEKEKRAAELIIANKELIFQNEEKEKRAAELIIANKELIFQNGEKEKRAAELIVANKELAFQNEEKEKRAAELIIANKELIFQNEEKEKRAEELIIANKELAFQNAEKEKRAAELIIANKELIFQNEEKEKRAAELIITNTDLSNVLKEVRKTVNILTVSSTQILAATTQVASGIAETASAIRETTATVEAVRQAAQLSSQKASRVSENAQQAAQVTQSGQKAVDETVNGMDDIQNQMEAVANTIVRLSEQSQQIGGIIATVTDVADQSNLLAVNAAIEAAKAGEQGKGFAVVAQEIKSLAQQSKQATIQVRNILSDIQKATNAAVMATEQTSKAVENGVKQSTQAGEAIKNLAASSIKAVEAASQIVASSQQQVVGMDQIGLAMKNINQAGTENAVSMKETGNAAKDINELGLKLLQLVEQYKI; translated from the coding sequence ATGAAAAATTTCTTTAATCTAATGGGAAGCAAAAAACGTTCGGCAGAATTAATCAATGCCGACAAAGAGCTTGCCTTCCAAAGCGAAGAAAAAGAAAAACGGGCAGCGGAGTTAATCATTGCCGACAAAGAACTCGCCTTCCAAAGCAAAGAGAAAGAAAAACGGGCAGCGGAGTTAATCATTGCCGACAAAGAGCTCGCCTTCCAAAGCGAAGAGAAAGAAAAACGGGCAGCAGAGTTAATCATTGCCGACAAAGAACTCGCCTTCCAAAGCGAAGAGAAAGAAAAACGGGCAGCAGAGTTAATTATTGCCAACAAAGAGCTTGCCTTTCAAAACGAAGAGAAAGAAAAACGGGCAGCAGAGCTCATTATTGCCAACAAAGAGCTCATCTTCCAAAACGAAGAGAAAGAAAAACGGGCAGCAGAATTAATTATTGCCAACAAAGAGCTCATCTTTCAAAACGGAGAGAAAGAAAAACGGGCAGCAGAGTTAATTGTTGCCAACAAAGAGCTTGCCTTTCAAAACGAAGAGAAAGAAAAACGGGCAGCAGAGTTAATTATTGCCAACAAAGAACTCATCTTTCAAAACGAAGAGAAAGAAAAACGGGCAGAAGAGTTAATCATTGCCAACAAAGAGCTCGCCTTTCAAAACGCAGAGAAAGAAAAACGTGCGGCAGAGTTAATCATTGCCAACAAAGAGCTCATCTTTCAAAATGAAGAGAAAGAAAAACGTGCGGCAGAATTAATTATAACGAACACCGACCTCTCCAATGTACTGAAAGAAGTAAGGAAAACAGTGAATATCCTGACTGTTTCCTCAACCCAGATTCTGGCGGCCACCACTCAGGTGGCATCAGGAATTGCTGAAACAGCCTCTGCTATTAGAGAAACGACCGCAACTGTTGAAGCAGTTCGACAAGCGGCTCAACTTTCCAGCCAAAAAGCAAGCCGTGTTTCAGAGAATGCTCAACAGGCTGCTCAAGTAACTCAGAGCGGTCAAAAAGCCGTTGATGAAACTGTCAACGGAATGGATGATATTCAAAACCAAATGGAGGCAGTTGCAAATACCATTGTTCGCTTGAGCGAACAGAGCCAGCAGATTGGCGGCATCATTGCTACAGTTACCGACGTAGCCGATCAATCAAATTTGCTGGCAGTAAATGCCGCTATCGAAGCAGCAAAAGCCGGAGAGCAAGGGAAAGGATTTGCAGTTGTCGCTCAAGAAATTAAATCTCTTGCACAGCAGTCAAAACAAGCCACAATACAAGTGCGTAATATATTAAGTGACATACAGAAAGCCACGAATGCGGCGGTCATGGCTACAGAACAAACCAGTAAGGCTGTAGAAAATGGAGTAAAGCAATCAACACAAGCCGGCGAAGCAATAAAAAATTTAGCGGCGAGCAGCATCAAAGCGGTTGAAGCGGCCTCTCAGATTGTTGCATCGAGTCAACAACAAGTAGTTGGGATGGATCAAATCGGTTTAGCGATGAAAAACATTAATCAAGCCGGAACAGAGAATGCGGTAAGTATGAAGGAAACAGGGAATGCCGCAAAGGATATAAATGAATTAGGGCTAAAATTATTACAGCTTGTTGAGCAGTATAAAATATAA
- a CDS encoding chemotaxis protein CheW codes for MDNFKHIDKQKIVLFSLEEPRYALYLSEVVKVERAVEITPLPKAPQVVSGVINYHGEIIPVIDIRKLFRLPHRDIHLEDQFIIARTSQRRVVLVVDSVNGVYDLEQHQVLDAEESFPFTEYLSGVATIEHGIVLITDLEKFLSLDEERVLDGALTESEK; via the coding sequence GTGGATAATTTCAAGCATATTGATAAACAGAAAATTGTTCTGTTCAGTCTTGAAGAACCGCGTTATGCTCTTTATTTATCTGAAGTTGTAAAAGTTGAACGTGCGGTGGAGATAACGCCTTTACCGAAAGCACCCCAAGTTGTTTCAGGCGTTATAAATTATCACGGAGAGATCATTCCCGTTATTGATATTCGCAAGCTCTTCCGGTTGCCGCATCGCGATATCCACTTAGAAGATCAATTCATTATTGCGCGGACTTCTCAACGGCGTGTCGTGCTTGTAGTGGATTCGGTCAATGGTGTGTATGACCTTGAACAACATCAGGTACTAGATGCAGAAGAGTCGTTCCCATTTACAGAGTATTTGTCTGGTGTTGCGACCATCGAACATGGTATTGTACTGATCACTGATCTTGAAAAATTTCTTTCTCTTGATGAAGAACGAGTACTGGATGGTGCTCTTACCGAAAGTGAGAAATGA
- a CDS encoding AI-2E family transporter — MKKEIQSNAVTDPPLPEHRPSTDKKIRVMRFEVSSKTMIQLILVVACLWLLIQLWPVFLVLVVALLIVGTMSPSVSWMEARRVKHTLGIVIVFTLFFVVVILALILTIPSLLVQASALIDQEPVFRAQLSDYLARSNLTAPIAGWLRDIKYEAISSAISTTVLAISMRIFEITAYGISAIFLALYIMIDRDRLRGWLFAVVPRSHHIRLARVMMNLETIVGAYIRGQLITCLSIAIFSFVLLVLCGVPNALALAVFAGIADILPYIGAILSIAPMVVAALARGPVVVTVILLIMLAYEEFESRVLVPRIYGRALRLPSSIVLFALLAGGTVMGILGALLALPIAATIMMLIEELRIELPGKQERVADVDQRVGDERAEKEYLRRTVGVPVEQAAAIAASISDDRREEESHPPEAVRTTIESGNTNGPERSTALTEKKVEKQ; from the coding sequence ATGAAAAAAGAGATCCAATCAAATGCGGTCACCGATCCGCCACTCCCCGAGCACAGGCCCTCGACTGACAAGAAAATACGTGTTATGCGCTTCGAGGTATCGTCTAAGACTATGATCCAGCTCATCCTTGTTGTAGCCTGCTTGTGGTTGCTGATCCAGCTTTGGCCGGTTTTCCTAGTGCTCGTCGTCGCTCTCCTGATCGTCGGGACAATGAGTCCATCTGTCAGCTGGATGGAGGCACGGCGTGTCAAGCACACCCTTGGGATCGTCATCGTTTTCACACTCTTCTTTGTCGTCGTGATTCTCGCCTTAATTCTGACGATACCGTCGTTGTTGGTACAGGCCTCGGCACTTATTGACCAAGAACCTGTATTCCGTGCACAACTTTCGGATTATCTCGCCCGTTCCAATCTGACAGCGCCAATAGCGGGCTGGCTGCGGGACATTAAGTACGAGGCTATATCGAGTGCCATCAGCACAACGGTCCTCGCCATCTCAATGCGCATTTTCGAAATTACTGCGTATGGCATCAGCGCCATCTTTCTCGCGCTCTACATCATGATCGACCGCGACCGGCTCCGTGGCTGGCTTTTCGCGGTCGTTCCTCGATCGCACCATATCCGCTTAGCTCGCGTTATGATGAATCTGGAGACAATTGTCGGCGCTTACATTCGTGGGCAACTGATTACGTGCCTGTCCATTGCGATCTTTTCGTTCGTCCTTCTGGTGTTATGCGGCGTGCCAAATGCGTTGGCGCTTGCTGTGTTTGCGGGCATAGCAGATATTCTACCATATATCGGCGCAATCCTTTCTATAGCACCGATGGTCGTTGCGGCGCTGGCGCGTGGCCCGGTGGTCGTGACCGTTATCTTGTTGATCATGCTCGCGTATGAGGAATTCGAGAGCCGTGTGCTTGTTCCTCGTATTTACGGACGTGCGCTGCGCCTTCCGTCGTCTATCGTGCTCTTCGCGCTCCTTGCGGGCGGGACGGTGATGGGGATCCTCGGCGCGCTCCTCGCGCTCCCTATTGCAGCAACCATTATGATGCTCATCGAAGAACTTCGAATTGAGCTTCCGGGTAAGCAAGAACGGGTTGCAGATGTGGATCAGCGCGTCGGTGACGAGCGCGCAGAGAAAGAGTATCTGCGCCGGACAGTAGGTGTGCCTGTAGAGCAAGCTGCAGCTATTGCCGCTTCGATTTCAGATGATCGACGAGAGGAAGAAAGTCATCCGCCAGAGGCGGTCAGGACGACCATCGAGAGCGGGAACACCAACGGACCGGAAAGGTCGACGGCACTCACTGAAAAAAAAGTAGAAAAACAATGA
- a CDS encoding response regulator yields the protein MKTKKNVVKEIDQILIAEDSPTQAEQLKYFLEKHKYKVLVAKDGKEAIGMVIEHNPSLVITDIQMPVMNGYDLCKEIKSREKTTNIPVILLTAFSRTEDVMEAISCGADNFLTKPFREEYLVSQIEQILSDREIHKSETIKVELEVLVGGKKRVITVDHQQILTLLISTYEAAVQRNDELVKAQDDLRKLNERLEELVTERTAELSAEIAVRKSTEEALRKSEKQHRGNLS from the coding sequence ATGAAAACTAAAAAGAATGTCGTAAAAGAGATTGATCAAATTCTAATAGCCGAGGACAGTCCGACTCAGGCTGAACAATTGAAGTATTTTCTTGAGAAACACAAGTACAAGGTACTTGTTGCTAAAGATGGCAAAGAAGCCATAGGAATGGTCATTGAACATAATCCTTCCTTGGTTATCACCGATATCCAAATGCCGGTAATGAATGGCTACGATCTGTGCAAAGAAATAAAATCTCGTGAGAAGACTACTAACATTCCCGTTATTCTGCTGACAGCCTTTTCTCGAACAGAAGATGTGATGGAAGCTATTTCTTGTGGAGCTGATAATTTCCTGACCAAACCATTTCGGGAAGAGTATCTTGTTTCACAAATTGAACAGATCCTTTCCGATAGGGAAATTCACAAAAGCGAAACGATTAAAGTTGAATTGGAAGTACTCGTTGGAGGTAAGAAACGGGTTATTACAGTGGATCATCAGCAAATACTTACGCTGCTCATCTCAACGTATGAAGCGGCAGTTCAGAGAAACGATGAACTGGTAAAGGCACAGGATGATTTAAGAAAACTTAATGAACGTTTAGAAGAATTAGTAACGGAAAGAACTGCGGAACTTTCGGCTGAGATAGCCGTTCGCAAAAGTACTGAGGAAGCGCTGCGAAAAAGCGAAAAACAACACCGCGGCAACCTCTCTTAA
- a CDS encoding chemotaxis protein CheW — protein sequence MKLHQMTPGQKHTTKINWDEIKRKVTSLQEVIEQKEILLPEEKRALLKKRAHVLALRGNDETVRQECVEIILFRLAYETYGIETAFVREVYPLKDMTTLPGTPSFVLGIINVRGQIVSVIDLKKFFNLQEKGLGELNKVIIIYNERMEFGILADVVEGTQSVALKEIMAAPPSVIGIGKKYLKGVTKEHIVLLDAESILNDEKIIVNEEMNEESINKRKNQ from the coding sequence ATGAAACTACATCAAATGACACCCGGGCAAAAGCACACCACAAAAATTAATTGGGACGAAATCAAGCGCAAAGTAACTTCTTTGCAGGAAGTAATTGAACAAAAGGAAATTCTCTTGCCGGAAGAAAAACGTGCTCTCTTAAAGAAAAGAGCGCACGTGTTGGCGCTACGGGGGAACGATGAAACCGTTCGGCAAGAATGTGTCGAAATTATTCTGTTCCGTTTGGCATATGAAACATACGGAATCGAAACCGCATTTGTTCGCGAAGTATATCCTCTAAAAGATATGACAACACTGCCCGGTACACCCTCATTTGTCTTGGGAATTATTAACGTCCGCGGACAGATTGTTTCGGTCATTGATCTTAAAAAATTCTTCAATCTGCAGGAAAAAGGTCTGGGAGAACTGAATAAAGTAATAATCATATATAACGAACGGATGGAGTTTGGTATTCTGGCTGATGTTGTGGAGGGGACACAATCTGTGGCACTTAAAGAGATCATGGCAGCTCCGCCGAGTGTCATAGGGATCGGTAAAAAGTATCTGAAAGGCGTGACAAAAGAGCATATTGTTTTGCTTGATGCGGAAAGTATTTTAAACGACGAAAAAATTATCGTTAACGAAGAAATGAATGAAGAATCAATTAATAAAAGGAAAAACCAATGA
- a CDS encoding response regulator — protein sequence MKTKEEEFLKRLQAMFQVEAEEHINVLSSGLIELEKNPQNTMSPELIETIYREAHSLKGAARSVNRKDIESLCQVLESLFAKLKYKQIYFSADQFDLVHKSLDALSKMISSTGSKSVSDDRELIRTLLSIADEDQSNKKKKEQITIVKNRPNKTKQQTQRVNGVLFDKKLVSEEKASREIAQGALSAKRESAQAESVDEKPLHLETVRIQASKLDPLFLQAEQMIQSKIASVQRTVELKSICNFVGVWKTELRKLDVQRSSDNGLQVKEMIHWTNERLDETERNIVTVTHAIENDQRSLGRMIDDHVESMKNILMLPVSTIIEVFPRLVRDLSRTQGKEVELITHGKEIEVDKRILEELKDPLIHLLRNCIDHGIMKPEKRVELKKPSLGTIALTFTVIDGRNLEIRISDDGAGINGEKVISAAVKAGVVSKEHGERISTQESLDLIFKSGITTSPMITDISGRGLGLAIVREKVENLGGKVFVESQPDIGTTFRLILPLALSTVRGVLVKTAEHFFIIPTGNVARALRVSNEEIKTVENRETILVDQEIIWIISLSDVLGLPNRTKAPSSQKGNTPSFPHFIQIVVLTQGNYRIGFKVDEIIDEHQILVKKLGRQLQSVRNISGAAVLGSGTVVPVINVSDLMKSALNSVSMKRITKNEVQEEVKVYKVLVTDDSITSRTLIKNILETAGYDVITAVDGVDAVTKALEGEFDLIVSDVDMPRMNGFELTAKIRKDKKLSEVPVVLVTALESREDREHGIDVGANAYIVKSSFDQSNLLEVIKRLL from the coding sequence ATGAAAACAAAAGAAGAAGAGTTTTTAAAACGACTTCAAGCAATGTTTCAAGTTGAGGCGGAAGAGCATATCAATGTACTCTCTTCCGGTTTAATCGAGTTGGAGAAGAATCCCCAAAATACAATGTCGCCGGAATTGATTGAAACTATTTATCGTGAGGCACATAGTTTAAAAGGGGCTGCCCGTTCTGTCAATAGAAAGGATATCGAATCACTGTGCCAGGTATTGGAGAGCTTGTTCGCGAAGTTAAAATACAAACAAATCTATTTCTCTGCCGATCAATTTGATCTTGTCCATAAATCGCTGGACGCCCTTTCGAAAATGATTTCCAGCACCGGGAGTAAATCAGTGAGTGATGATAGAGAATTAATAAGAACGTTACTCTCCATCGCAGATGAAGATCAATCAAATAAAAAAAAGAAAGAGCAAATAACAATTGTTAAAAATCGTCCTAATAAGACCAAGCAACAGACTCAGCGTGTGAACGGGGTATTGTTTGATAAAAAGTTAGTAAGTGAAGAAAAAGCATCGAGAGAAATCGCGCAAGGTGCGCTGTCTGCAAAAAGAGAATCTGCACAGGCTGAATCAGTTGATGAGAAACCATTGCACTTGGAAACCGTGAGAATACAAGCGTCAAAACTGGATCCGCTGTTTTTACAGGCTGAGCAAATGATTCAATCTAAAATAGCCTCTGTTCAAAGAACGGTTGAACTAAAAAGTATTTGTAATTTTGTCGGAGTATGGAAAACGGAATTAAGAAAATTAGATGTCCAGCGATCCAGCGATAACGGACTTCAAGTAAAAGAGATGATTCATTGGACGAATGAACGGCTGGATGAAACAGAGCGGAATATAGTGACCGTTACTCATGCAATAGAAAACGACCAGCGTTCACTTGGACGAATGATTGATGATCACGTAGAATCAATGAAAAATATTTTGATGCTGCCCGTATCTACAATTATTGAAGTATTTCCAAGACTCGTTCGTGATCTTTCCCGCACTCAAGGTAAAGAAGTAGAATTAATAACTCATGGTAAAGAGATTGAAGTTGACAAGCGGATTTTGGAAGAACTGAAAGATCCGTTGATACATTTATTGAGAAATTGTATTGACCATGGAATAATGAAACCGGAAAAACGGGTGGAATTAAAAAAACCGTCCCTGGGAACTATAGCACTCACATTTACAGTGATCGATGGCCGTAACCTTGAAATACGTATCTCAGATGACGGTGCAGGTATCAATGGTGAAAAAGTAATTTCTGCCGCTGTCAAAGCAGGCGTCGTTTCAAAAGAGCATGGAGAAAGAATAAGTACTCAGGAATCTTTAGATTTAATATTTAAATCCGGAATTACGACAAGTCCGATGATCACAGACATCTCCGGACGCGGACTGGGTTTGGCTATTGTTCGCGAGAAAGTAGAAAACCTTGGCGGAAAGGTTTTCGTCGAAAGTCAGCCGGATATTGGCACTACCTTCCGCCTTATTCTGCCACTCGCTTTGTCTACCGTGAGAGGGGTTTTAGTAAAAACCGCAGAACACTTCTTCATTATACCGACAGGGAATGTCGCACGTGCCCTTAGGGTTAGCAACGAGGAGATAAAGACGGTAGAAAATCGGGAAACTATTCTGGTCGATCAAGAAATTATTTGGATCATAAGCTTAAGCGATGTACTGGGATTACCTAATAGGACGAAAGCACCCTCGTCACAAAAAGGGAACACACCATCTTTTCCGCACTTCATCCAAATTGTTGTTCTTACGCAAGGTAATTATCGTATCGGTTTTAAGGTTGATGAAATAATTGATGAACATCAGATCCTTGTAAAAAAATTAGGCAGGCAATTACAAAGTGTACGGAATATAAGCGGAGCCGCAGTTCTTGGTTCCGGCACAGTAGTTCCGGTCATTAATGTTTCGGATTTGATGAAATCAGCATTGAATTCTGTTTCGATGAAAAGAATAACAAAAAATGAAGTACAGGAAGAGGTAAAAGTCTATAAAGTTTTAGTGACCGACGATTCAATTACATCCAGAACACTCATAAAGAATATACTCGAAACCGCGGGATATGATGTTATCACCGCAGTAGACGGTGTTGACGCGGTGACGAAAGCTCTCGAAGGAGAATTCGATCTCATCGTCTCGGATGTTGATATGCCGCGAATGAACGGATTTGAACTCACAGCAAAAATTCGTAAAGATAAAAAATTATCGGAGGTGCCTGTTGTTTTGGTGACAGCACTTGAATCGAGAGAAGACCGCGAGCACGGGATCGATGTTGGTGCCAATGCGTATATTGTCAAGAGTAGTTTTGACCAGAGTAATTTATTAGAAGTAATAAAAAGACTTTTATAA